A stretch of Oncorhynchus mykiss isolate Arlee chromosome 12, USDA_OmykA_1.1, whole genome shotgun sequence DNA encodes these proteins:
- the c1qtnf6a gene encoding complement C1q tumor necrosis factor-related protein 1 → MFDHLLLLSPILLFLPLVITVPSPGGAPPTPCRRCCDDLELQKGPPAPQTGDQKSGLNQMPEVRTYINMTILKGDKGNRGDRGTPGKSGEEGATGSRGPMGPKGTKGQVGPPGDPCKTQEAAFSVGRRKSLHSVDYYQALVFDTEFVNLHGHFDMFKGKFNCYVPGIYFFNVNIHTWNFKETYLHIMRNDKEQAIVYAQPSERSIMQSQSLMLPLELNDEVWVRLYKRERENAVYSDDVDVYITFNGYLIKPTLE, encoded by the exons ATGTttgaccacctcctcctcctgagccccatcctcctgttcctccctctggTCATCACTGTCCCGTCCCCCGGAGGTGCCCCTCCTACCCCCTGCCGCCGCTGCTGTGACGACCTGGAGCTACAGAAAGGCCCCCCAGCCCCTCAGACGGGGGACCAAAAGAGTGGCCTGAACCAGATGCCTGAAGTCCGCACCTACATCAACATGACTATCCTCAAAG GGGACAAGGGAAACCGCGGGGACAGGGGTACGCCTGGGAAATCTGGTGAGGAAGGCGCTACTGGATCCCGAGGGCCAATGGGCCCCAAAGGAACCAAGGGCCAGGTGGGCCCCCCAGGGGACCCCTGCAAGACCCAGGAAGCAGCCTTCTCAGTGGGGCGTCGCAAGTCCCTCCACAGCGTGGACTACTACCAGGCCCTGGTGTTCGACACAGAGTTCGTCAACCTCCATGGCCACTTCGACATGTTCAAAGGAAAGTTCAACTGCTATGTCCCTGGGATCTACTTCTTCAATGTCAACATCCACACCTGGAACTTTAAGGAGACCTACCTGCACATAATGAGGAATGACAAGGAGCAGGCCATCGTGTACGCCCAGCCCAGCGAGAGGTCCATCATGCAGAGCCAGAGCCTTATGTTGCCCCTTGAGCTCAATGACGAGGTGTGGGTCCGGCTGtacaagagggagagggagaacgcTGTGTATAGTGACGATGTGGATGTCTACATCACCTTCAACGGATACCTCATCAAGCCCACCCTGGAGTGA